CAAATGCCTTTTCCAGTGACCTACATTGTAGAATATCATAATTGACAAATGATCTTGTCAACAGTCATTGTAGAGAACAATTCTAAATAATTTTTGTGGGCAAGAAACAAATTAGcattaatggctttttttttaaattcaagtaTACAGGTAGATATCACAATACATGACAATATTGATAGACTATGACTTATTATGTCATTGACTTTAAATATTCAGATAGAAGTGCAATTACATGTTTGGTTTTGGTGTGTACTTGGTCCACAAATCTGGTCACATCTTCATCATTAGCAATGAAGACACCATCAAAGATCGGCCGCTCCTCTgatctaaaaaacaacaacagagttaACATTTTAGGATATAGTGTAGTAAAAGGTTGTACAATACATAAATGTCAATTTTACCGGTCATTAATACACATGTGCTAATAAGTAAATACCGTGCTGTACTCTTGAAACGATAAAGCTTGCGGTTTCCGTCAACCGAGACGGCAAGCATTGCTGGAGTGCAGGCAGGACAGCTAAATTGCTCCTCTTTGCAAATGGCATCAACTTCATATTGAACAGCAGCCCATTCAAAAAAGCTTTTctgaaagctgtcagatgagagCTTTCCagtctattaaaaaaaacaacagcacaaAACAATTCGAAAAAGAACTTCTaatatcaaaacataaaaaatgtaggATGCTgcagaataaagaaagaaatactgaCACGGCCAAAGCGAACAGTCCGCTTCTCAAGCATTCGTAGAAATGCCTGACAGGACATTCCAGGTGATGCCATCTTCATGctctcaaaagtaaaaaataagtcTTCCTCATAAACTGTCGCAAAATTGAGGGTGGCGGGCCAGTAGCCACTTTGTATAAGGTCATCCACTTCTGCAGTCCAAGTAGCCTGGCATCCCTCGCAGCTTAGCTCTGGCATGTTGAGATCATACCGTCCTACAAAGTAACATTTACCTCCACTGTAATGTTATGACTGTCAAAGTTAGAATTCCATGTTGTATGCATCATATATAAAGCTTGGTGACTTGGCACTGATGTGCACATTTCTTTAAGATATTACATTATTGTGTCTGTTGaatatgaatctttttttttgactggACAAAAGGAAATCTTTCACATAATTACCATTTATTGTGACCAAAGCAACTGCCTTTCCTTGGATGACCCTCAATGCCTCTGGTGGACAGCGACAGATTTGGACAGGCATCTCAATAGGCAAAAGCCGTActaaaaaacattacacaaatcGGTTTGGATAATTCATCTTTAGCGACAATTAGACATACAGAATAAACACTCTCACAAAAAAGTCCATAACTTACCACAGTGTGTAACAGCATTATCCACAACGCAACTGGTTGGAGGCAATGGCTGAAAGAAACCAGCACACATAGCATCCCGGTTGTGAAGGATGTAGGTTTTGTTGTGCCGGCTGATGTCGCATTCAGCGCAGAGGAATGGACATGGTAAGCAGTCTCTGCATCTGACAGCTGCACAGTTGATCCCACATTGACTGCAGATTTTTGTTTCCACGTTCCCCTGTGCCAGCATGCTATTTACAAGGTAAGGTCTCTTTGCCCTCCATCTCTCAAAAAAGAGAGCGTTACGAGTGCTCCAATCCAAAGAAGCCAGAGGAGCTCCCTGGTCAACTGCAGCTTCTTGTATCTCATCATCAGAGACACTCAAGGAGTACTGTAGATCTTGCACAAGACATTCTGTTACAAttgtaaaaattgtaaaagtacataagaattaaaaaaaaatacagtttcacAATGGTTTTGCTCATCGtttcatttgcaaaaaaaacagccatacaAAAGGAAAATTCTTAATTAAGGGACAATTATACTACCATAAAACTTTTCTGGAGACTTTATTTTAACAGTTCATGTTGAATGTTATATAAATTATTACATACCAGCAGAGATGGTCTTTGAAGCAGTCTCTGAAGCAGAGTTAGGGCCATGATCAGCAGTGTTGCAGGGAGGATTAGGCGTGTGATCATCAGCTGTACAAAAAACTCCCATCAACAttgataacattaaaaatgtcatcCTTGCACCATGGCTAGTGCCTAGGCTGGTTCCCAACTGTTCATTTAGTTGCAAAATCCAATTACTGTTGGTTATCTGCATATCCAACAATATATAGACAATGGCAGCAAACACAAATGCTCGTTGTAAAAGCAAATTCAAAAATAAGTGAGCTATTATCAACtaataaataaaccattttaaacaaagCCTTACCAAGGTTGACATCTTGTAAGAGATTATACTGCCCATCCATAACAAGATTTCTAAAAAATATTGTTCCAGCCGGCACAATGAAGCTAACTTTTATCAGCTTATTTTATAGGTTGTACCGTATTAGTATGTAGTAGTAACCTTAATGTAGGCTATCTATTTCAATTAAGATCCGAGGTGCAAACATTTGAACTGAATGTATCCCTTGATATTCAGTTTTAAATGCCTAAACACTTTTGAAAATatcatgaatgaaaaaaacaatgctgacCTTTTTCTGACTGATTCCTGCGTGACCTTGGCCTTGCATAGAGTACATTCCCatcactgtctctctttctccacctgACTTTTGACGTGGATGTCCTAGCTGGTAGTGCTGCCTTCTCTTTCTGCAGCTCAGCAAGCAGTTCATCAGCATTTTGGAGGTCATCAGTAAGTTTTTCATCAAGCAGGTAATCGTTCAGATCTGAAAGAAAGGTTTGAACAAACACTTATTGACCTAACTAGGTCGCTGTGGGGATAATTGTgcctatttattttacttaccaAGTTGAAAGTGTGTGCAGAGGCGTTGAGTGGAGAAGCAAGAGCATTGCGGGGATGTCATCATTAAGAAGTTTGGGTTTTGTCATTTCTGcaaatgagaataaaatatataaggattatttttactgtgataTTAAAATGATTCATTAATTGTTAACAACAGCTCATGGTTTTACTGAACCAGAAAAGTACACGGCAGCATTAAGTAACATCAGCTCTATTCATTTACTCAGAAAAACCTCTAATTTAAATCCTTTCAGTACAGAAAGAATAAAGTTGATTTGAAACACAAATAAGATACAATTTGAGCAATTGCAAAAAGcctaatttaaacaaaatgtcatttatctgtGGCTGGAATTGTAATTATTATCctttataaaaaagtaattaaataattCCGTAAGCCACCATGCCAACTTAGAGAAAATTATCTTAATTAAGCATAGTAAAAACTTACTATGAACTAGTAACTGATTTATTACACTGTGTGATTATAAACTTACTGACAAATATTagacaaactgcattttgtaactgtctaaacaacatatttactgtTTCTCTGCCACTACTTCACCAACACATCTGGCCAATATTTTAGTAAATCTACTGTTATGGCTAATTACATTAAGCACATGTTGAGATGGAATAAGAGAGACAATAGCAGTAGGAAAACTTATCAGGCTTTATCAAGTTCATTTTACTGTAGACAATTCAGGAATAGCACAATAGTAAAGTCAAAACAGTTAATCTGCTGTTAGAGTATTTCAATCAAAGTTAGGGATGGCTTTTCAAAGTTAGTGCTTAGGTGAGACCATGATTGTACCCGTTATGAGGTTATATGTGGCAATAAGCTAGGCATAAAGAAACACTTGATTTGCTAacagcagctaacgttaccttacTGCTAACGTTACTGTAGGTTTCACTTGTTGGAGCTAGCTAGTATTTTTATTAACGCTTTACATCATTCATCGTCCCATTAGACTGCTAGCCTGCACGTTGAAGGGTTTGAACTACAACTTATTGAGCTAACTAGGTAGCGGTGGGGATAATTGTACTTCTGTATTTTACTTACCAAGTTGAAAACGCGTGCAGATCTGTGCGTCGAGTGGCGCGCAGGCATAGATGCACGAGCAGCGCAGGGACGTCATCATTGCTTCTTGGCTCAGCCATTGGTCGCGCCTTGATAGGTCAGCGGCAATGAAGTCAAAGCTGAAAGCGCCGCGCTCGGCGACTATTCCGAGCGGTGCAAGACGCCAAGGATGCCGCTCCGTCTAGTTGGGCGGCACCGCTATCCACATAGGAAAACACTAAATATGCCAGCGTAGAAATAATGGCAAATGCGtttcttaaacatttaaacatttaaaccagatttaaatgaagctatgcaaagacaaaaataaattaattaatcgaCTATCgacagtgtatttttttttttttttttttttttttgactatcGACAGTGTATAATGCCTATAGCTCGTCAGTTTGACGCAATATCCGCCAAAACTTCTGGCGAAAACCTTATTTATAGAGCAACGTTAAACTAAAAAACGGCTGTTAAAAATGGAAGGGAGTGTTATTTTTTGCCCTCTCTATGTGTTGAAAGGATTATAATTCATGGTTTATTCATGgctatttttttattcactATTTGGGCCAGTACATCCCCGAGATCTGCTGAAACGTCGATGGTCCAATGTCGTTAAAGATTTAGAAGGACGAGGACGGGGCTCCATTAAAGTCTATAGGAGTTCCCTGCACGTTAAAATATTACTTTGAGGGGTGCCCATTACGTTGAATGGTTACGCCAAGGGTTCCTGACCAAGCGNNNNNNNNNNACgacttgggagtgagaacgtgttgtaaatccagacagctagctagaccaatgtctgtccaatcggagttttcggTTGACGACTAAACCAGTGCACTTGATATGTGACTCGTGGTCTTTAAGTTGTTCATCTAACAAACGACTTGTTAGCATCTTCATGCTTAGCATCTGTTAGCATCTTCTGACGACGCATAGGTTCGACAGTAGGTCCAGTGAGAAGGTAGGCTAACCGCTCCCTTGTTTTCCCTTCATCAtcagtttttctttcctttgacCTCAACAGTTTGTACATTCCGAGGTACCGCTGACTCGGCGGCGAGCCTCTTAACACCGGGTATATGCCGCTAAATTGTTTTAACCAATAATTTTCCTTTTGTCAGTAACTTAGCTCAGCTATCTTGTATGTGTCACGGACTAGAAAACCACTCCAcccgccactgtggctggtatacAAGACAAAGTCACCCGCCATTTTGAAAAAGTACCCGCCCTTGGATGGTGGCAGGTGCCAATTTCCCACCCTGGCCTTGATTTTTGGATGTATTTGTAGAAGGTAGCTGAAACAATTTAATCCTATCTAAAAAGCCAGTAAACCACTTTTTGTTCATATTAAAGAAGCGTTTCATATTAACAACAGAGGAAGCATGTTTATTGACTATGAATGACACCAGTGTTCACAGCTGAACAGATGTTGCTTTCTGGTTGTAGGTTCTTTCACATTTTACTGTATTAATCAGTGATAGTGTAAATAATCAGATGAAAGGTCACCGGTATTGTTTAAATGACGGTTCAAGCGTTATCCTCCCTAAATATTTTGAGTTACAGTGCTGGTTGTAATTATCCTTGTGGTTTCAATTTCAAATCACAATTATGTTGCACAATCTACAACATGACCGCAAACCCCCCTGATTCCACTGACGTCACCGTGCTGTGACATCACCTAGCAACCCTCATCCATCAGCTGTTAGCGTACAGCAGGGGGCTGAATGTCACATCTCTGACAGGTGacagatgatgatgaggagtagggctgcacaatacacCGGGTTTTTATTGGTTGCAAAATAACGCTATaagacattgtttttgtgttagaAAATATCAGTTGAAAACTGCAATTTATAATGTAACTGTCATTTTCTTTATGTTTGTTATAAATTTAAcaagcagtttttttgtttttgcagaatACTGAAAGTAGCAGAAATGCTAAACCTAAGTAAACGGAATGCATGTTGATCTCcgtttatttatcgcaagttATTGCAATACTCAACAACGTTATGACATATTTCCCTCATATGGTGCAGATCTAATGTGGAGCTTTCTACAATGGTCAAATCCTGAATCCTCAATGCTGGGATACTGATGATGGGATGAATGGATTAGTGCAGCCAGAAGCAGGCAAGCCACTGCTCGTCTGACCTATTTAAGTGAGTCACAAAACATGTtgatggacaaaaaaaatccttttactTGCTTGGAGAGAACCGTCTTCCTTTCTcactggttttatttcagtagGAAAAGGGAGAACAAAAGAGGACGTACGATAACTATGACACTGTGGTTTCATCATTTAGATAGTTCTTCATTTGGCTGCAAACAAGGTTGTGAACAAAGTGATATTGTATTGTGTACCACAAATCAAAGTGCTCTGCagagatgctttttttttttttttttttttttttacatctggaGATGCATGTCATTTTGGAGGTTTGCTGGTGTGCATGCAAGATTGCGAACACCAATCAAGAACCATATGACCTCGCTTTTCCAGAacctggctagtccacacagcattcagggatgggaggaaaacatgctctggtttattggcatttctttaaaccaatcacaatcgtcttgatCGGTGCTAAGTACCGGAGAAAAGCCGCAgagccgctgctaaatagtctcaggaaggaactagtTTCGGTGGAACATGTATACGTTCCAAAGTAGTTTTaatcgtcaacagaaaactcagattggacagatagtctagctagctgtctggatttaccctgcagagatctgaggaccaggtaaccatagtcctcagattggacagatagtctagctagctgtctggatttaccctgcagagatctgaagaccaggtaaccatagtcctcagaaatccaccagaggttagaacgccaacacaaagaaagccccCAGCAACAGATAATTGGCCTAAATATGACAAATTTTCTGggggcaacggagcaatcccagaagtgaaaGAATTATGCAATGGGAAATTGGGCgtaaaaaaagcttttgttaCAGAAACTAAAAAGAGCTGCCTACCAAAGACTTGGCCTTTAACAGATTCTAATCCTTTAAAACAAGTAAATGGATCCCCAACCCTACTGAAAGCCTGATGGAAGCCAGGGATGCAAATAAGAAGCTACTTGGACCATATACCATATCTGAGTCCCATACAGATTTATGAGACTTTGGAGGCAAAACAAGTTCTCAGCGAGATGACCAAATACCACCCTGGCACCATCATAACTGTCAGGGGACTGGCTGTGGACATCAAGTGATGGGTGATGGGCAGAGGTGGGTGGAGTatccaaaaattgtactcaagtaaaagtactgttacttcagaatactatgactcaagtaaaagtagtcatccaaataattacttgagtaagagtaaaaaaagtacttgatgaaaaaactactcaagtagtgagtaactgttgagtaacgtctgatttatttctcaacacaagcatcaatcagacagacaaaaatacaaaataatcatatataggcaaactattgttcatccaatcaatacaataaatttaaattaatttattaattacaaaacagcttaagtgagagacttgtcgcatgaaatttggatggatactgcatgtNNNNNNNNNNGGCTACtatatgtaacctaaaagacaaccatccacctctccacagcaaaaactaaaaactaccgtttcctcaggttagatgttgagttgttgaatgctcacatgtccatttgttttggtcgacacagaagacgccgcatgatgtagctgctgtttcgcacttttcctaaaaggtaaccatacTTTCACTATGAGGAcggggggttcctccacgtctgtgttgccttggcgacggttgattctttgttttgctacagctgtaagctaacacgtcccgcccacagctatatacagtctatggtcccgccgctgagatcaagcatggtcacgtgactgcacaacgccgtttgattggtggaacacagtcacgtggtagagccttcagcggaagactctctctctctctgtcaaaataaaacattaaaatgagacgtacgcgggggtaaaaacgatgacgcgtagaataccaaagaggtaaaaagaaaagtaacgagctcattgtagcctgatgtagcggagtaagagtacagtttcttcttcactaatctactcaagtacaagtaaaagtatagtgatttaaaactactcctagaagtacaattttttcaaaaacgtacTCAAGTatatgtaacggagtaaatgtaactcgttactacccacctctggtgaTGGGCCTGCTCTCCTTAGGTTCCTTCAGCAAAAAGAAAACTGGGTGGGCCAGACATGACCTGGCAGAGAACAGGGACGGGACAAGCTAACCAAGATGAAGTTAAGCTGGGTTGAGGCTCAACATCTTGCCAATGATAAGGATCAATGGAAGGAGCTTACAGTGACCTTATTTGGCACAGGGGATGGAGAGAATTAAGCAAGCAAGTTATATCTATTACACAGTATGCAAGTTCTGCACCTCATATCAAGCCTCACTACAGACACACTATACAGATCCATCGTCTGCTGTGTAATAGCCTAATTTGTGGTGCTCCAAAGGGATTGGTAATCCAAATAATGTGGTCATCGCTTCATTGATTTAGTTAAGCAAGTAAAAACATTCGGGAAGACGTGTCTGGTTTCAACAAGACGTAAACTGGTGGAAACCCAACAAATCCGACATATAAaacaggagggaggggggaaggAGGGGAATCTGATCTTGCTAAGCTGCAGTGTGGGACATTGTCTCGGTACTAACATTTCTAAAGGTAGTGGCCCTGGGATAGTTAGTGGTGTGATTTGCGTTGTTTATGCAGCTCAAGTTTTCATGTACTGTAGCCACTGACACTCTGATTGACAATGCTGACATAACGCCTTAGAGGTCACGTAGAAAACTAAACACCTGGGTGAATCTATAAAAGGAGAGCATCTTTCCCACACATGGCAGACTGCTGATGATTCGGTCTTCTACTGGGGAAGTTCCAAAATATGATGCTGGAGCAGATCATCTCCTGGTTAATGACAGTCAAAGTCTCTTTTCTCTCATCAAGTATGAGAGTTACAGTGGCAGAGACTGTCTTCTCCATCTACGGAAAACctagaagaacacagacataATGCTGCACGTGGCAGACGACAAACCAGACATGCATGCGGGGGAAATTAAGTGAGGCCAGCAGAGAATCCCGGCAAAGATAGATGACGCAAGACGGCAGTGACGTCTTcggttaaattattttttttccgtCCTTTGCAAAGGAATTAACAGCTGGATGTTACGTAGGAGAAAACACTGCGATCTGGAAAACGAGATGCTAATCATTTTGATGATACGCCTGGAATGACATGATCAGAGCTTGAAATCCTAACATGCATTACTAGAACCATAACATCTTTTTTATGACAGCCACCGGAGTGGACCTAAAATCAATTATTATTGTCTGTGCTGACAAAGACCAACGTGACACACACTTAAAGGAACACACCGACTTATTGGgaccgtatcccccagagttagataagttccgacatacccttctcatctctgtgcatgtcgtaactctgtctgacgcccccaccgctagcctagcttagcacagaaCCTGGAGGTAACCGGCTCCATCTTGACAAACTGGGAACTATTCTCCACAGAAGGCGAAGTGCTGCTGCTTCTGCAACTTGGGCAGAGGGATTAACTCCTAAGAAGCCTCGGTTGTGTCTCGTgggaccttgttatttgtacaagTTGTGACTATACAAAATTACAACATGttaataggaacatgttggcgtcAGTAGGCTAGATGGAGCCAGTTACCTCCAGGATCTGTGCTAGGCTAGCGCTGggtgcgtcagacagagttacgacaggcacggagatgagaagggtacgTAATGGACTTATATAACTCTGTGGGATACGGTGAATGAGCTAAAGTCCCAATGagttggcgtgttcctttaagatcTCCTGAAAGAGCTGCTGCCGAGCCAACGGCCACGCTGTTCCTCACAGCTCTGACTGCTCGCCATCTAATCTGCGGTTTGGAGAGCATCCCAGGGTCGCGTGTTCATTACCTCAGCTCTCCTCCACCAGAATCAGCACATCCTGGACACCATGCTATTAAATGAGATTTATGAATCATCATATTATCGATCAGTTCACTGATCATCAACAAGCCTGGCTGCACCCCGCCACACAACACCGGCCTCTCTTTTATTTCCACTTAGTTTTTTACAAAGCCATGCAAATTCTCAAGTTGACAATTGCCTGAGAGAAGGAGCACGGTGGGTCTT
The Etheostoma spectabile isolate EspeVRDwgs_2016 chromosome 6, UIUC_Espe_1.0, whole genome shotgun sequence genome window above contains:
- the LOC116690602 gene encoding uncharacterized protein LOC116690602 isoform X1, translating into MLAQGNVETKICSQCGINCAAVRCRDCLPCPFLCAECDISRHNKTYILHNRDAMCAGFFQPLPPTSCVVDNAVTHCVRLLPIEMPVQICRCPPEALRVIQGKAVALVTINGRYDLNMPELSCEGCQATWTAEVDDLIQSGYWPATLNFATVYEEDLFFTFESMKMASPGMSCQAFLRMLEKRTVRFGRTGKLSSDSFQKSFFEWAAVQYEVDAICKEEQFSCPACTPAMLAVSVDGNRKLYRFKSTARSEERPIFDGVFIANDEDVTRFVDQVHTKTKHVTGKGICGGEWLAARETSCRSRSKVDEEGLELAVCRHGVLLSALNMFRGEIYAYPMFLQNQLAPKHDITFFCMDVACKYWPYLQRVCLDCPELQSLQNMRPFLSVLHAKAHDFKCEVKWSGANQDGAGSTLGEEVEQCNAFLSRIAVTTKHMSKAGRNDMLTLLSMRWNQQKFQNLANSLSQRYHKTSRALNVQLGDLETLKAKLQLQEKNMEEFVQDVKDWADGEIILNIV
- the LOC116690602 gene encoding uncharacterized protein LOC116690602 isoform X2 yields the protein MLAQGNVETKICSQCGINCAAVRCRDCLPCPFLCAECDISRHNKTYILHNRDAMCAGFFQPLPPTSCVVDNAVTHCVRLLPIEMPVQICRCPPEALRVIQGKAVALVTINGRYDLNMPELSCEGCQATWTAEVDDLIQSGYWPATLNFATVYEEDLFFTFESMKMASPGMSCQAFLRMLEKRTVRFGRTGKLSSDSFQKSFFEWAAVQYEVDAICKEEQFSCPACTPAMLAVSVDGNRKLYRFKSTARSEERPIFDGVFIANDEDVTRFVDQVHTKTKHVTGKGICGGEWLAARETSCRSRSKVDEEGLELAVCRHGVLLSALNMFRGEIYAYPMFLQNQLAPKHDITFFCMDVACKYWPYLQRVCLDCPELQSLQNMRPFLSVLHAKAHDFKCKMEWSQPRWGWFDIRGGSRAV